From one Solanum lycopersicum chromosome 12, SLM_r2.1 genomic stretch:
- the LOC101252748 gene encoding clathrin coat assembly protein AP180-like produces the protein MPSKLKKAIGAVKDQTSISLAKVSSNTSSTLEVAVLKATTHDDVPIDDRYVQEVIKLVSSNKAYAAACARAIGKRIGRTRNWIVALKSLMLVLRIFQDGDPYFPREILHAMKRGAKILNLSSFRDDSNSSPWDFTAFVRTFALYLDERLDCFLTGKLQRRYNNRDRENSSIHNYRSTGSSRRRGDEPVRDMKPVMLLDKISYWQRLIERAIATRPTGAAKTNRLVQIALYAVVTESFDLYKDISDGLALVLDSFFHLPYQSCVNAFQTCVKAAKQFEEISVFYSVCKTIGVGRTSEYPSVQTISEELIETLQEFLKDQSSFPAHTQSKPHLLLPGTGGGSTRTTSSKRDSYGCQSDFSMTTGTTEPYSEKSANTCGDSRCTSLEDLISATETWKSPANISIDLEAYSDIQFEKQLHEKDESGSTHSLPVSNSMADLVSLPDLHEYDEDDEKKQEAQLEQHHKQNPSLDSISSAKGWELVLTEAIPSTSFNAFPEQPKPDHLSRNETRGVITPSASFNAFPEQGQVNVPTNEEEVSSSNGWELVLFENIPQAQSTQPVVPSTTNNNNVNSFSFATLDDLYNQNQTPFYPNNSQNSHFNHSTNNFLYDQTPAPQHYNPFLQDTSMELAMVPVTSAPAPYPTLTTNSSFSFPTSTDMFTSSAPAPTFQATPTFSAQNHTTGPMQGTNMDDPFATFSSSDQMFNGIKNEQNLMQEQQLWLQNQNKIIAKHRA, from the coding sequence GCCTGTGCTCGTGCCATTGGCAAACGCATAGGTAGAACGAGGAATTGGATCGTTGCCCTCAAATCATTGATGCTTGTCTTAAGAATCTTCCAAGATGGTGATCCTTACTTCCCTCGAGAGATCCTTCATGCTATGAAACGCGGAGCAAAGATCCTCAATCTTTCTAGTTTTCGCGATGATTCAAATTCTAGCCCTTGGGATTTCACAGCATTTGTTCGTACATTTGCTCTATATCTTGATGAACGTCTAGATTGTTTCCTTACTGGAAAGCTTCAAAGAAGGTATAATAATCGTGATCGAGAGAATTCAAGTATCCATAATTATAGGTCTACTGGTAGTAGTCGAAGAAGAGGTGATGAACCTGTTCGTGACATGAAACCAGTAATGCTGCTTGACAAGATATCGTATTGGCAACGATTGATTGAAAGAGCAATAGCTACAAGACCAACAGGAGCTGCTAAGACAAATCGTCTTGTCCAAATCGCGTTGTATGCTGTTGTAACAGAGAGCTTTGATCTGTACAAAGATATCTCTGATGGTCTTGCACTTGTTCTTGATAGTTTCTTTCATTTACCATATCAATCATGCGTAAACGCCTTCCAAACTTGTGTCAAAGCTGCTAAACAATTCGAGGAGATCAGTGTATTTTACTCTGTCTGTAAAACCATAGGCGTTGGCAGGACATCCGAATATCCAAGTGTGCAAACAATATCAGAGGAATTGATCGAAACGCTGCAAGAGTTTCTCAAGGATCAATCTTCGTTTCCAGCTCATACGCAAAGCAAACCACATTTGCTTCTTCCAGGCACCGGTGGTGGTTCCACAAGGACCACGAGCAGTAAACGTGATAGTTATGGTTGTCAATCAGACTTTTCTATGACCACAGGAACGACTGAGCCATACTCGGAGAAGAGTGCCAATACCTGTGGTGATTCGCGTTGCACATCATTAGAAGATCTAATAAGTGCAACAGAAACATGGAAGAGTCCTGCTAATATTTCGATTGATTTGGAGGCGTATTCAGATATTCAATTTGAGAAGCAGTTGCATGAAAAGGATGAGTCGGGGTCTACTCATTCGTTGCCTGTGTCAAACTCCATGGCTGATCTTGTATCCTTACCAGATCTGCATGAATATGATGAAGACGACGAGAAAAAACAAGAAGCTCAACTTGAACAACACCACAAACAGAATCCATCATTAGATTCTATTAGTTCAGCTAAAGGATGGGAACTCGTGTTAACTGAGGCGATCCCATCAACGTCCTTCAACGCGTTCCCTGAGCAACCAAAACCAGATCATTTGTCAAGAAACGAAACGAGAGGGGTAATAACACCATCAGCATCATTCAACGCGTTCCCTGAACAAGGACAAGTGAATGTACCTACAAACGAAGAAGAGGTTTCTTCAAGCAATGGATGGGAACTCGTACTATTCGAAAACATTCCACAAGCACAATCAACACAACCCGTTGTCCCTAGTACAACGAACAACAACAACGTTAACAGCTTCAGTTTCGCCACTTTGGATGACTTGTACAATCAGAATCAAACGCCATTTTATCCGAATaatagccaaaactcacatttcaACCATAGTACAAACAACTTTCTGTATGATCAAACTCCAGCACCTCAACACTACAATCCATTTCTTCAAGACACATCAATGGAGTTGGCTATGGTACCGGTCACGAGTGCACCTGCCCCGTACCCAACTCTGACCACGAATTCTTCGTTTTCATTTCCAACGTCTACTGACATGTTCACATCATCAGCACCAGCACCTACATTTCAAGCAACTCCAACTTTTAGTGCTCAGAATCACACTACAGGGCCAATGCAGGGTACTAATATGGACGATCCGTTCGCGACATTTTCTAGTAGTGATCAGATGTTTAATGGCATCAAGAATGAGCAGAATTTGATGCAAGAACAACAATTATGGTTGCAGAACCAAAACAAAATCATAGCTAAACATAGGGCTTGA
- the LOC101253058 gene encoding small ubiquitin-related modifier 1 translates to MSGVAGGEEDKKPAGDQSGHINLKVKSQDGNEVFFRIKRSTQLKKLMNAYCDRQSVDFNSIAFLFDGRRLRAEQTPDELEMEDGDEIDAMLHQTGGTTI, encoded by the exons atgTCGGGAGTAGCAGGAGGGGAGGAAGACAAGAAGCCCGCCGGCGATCAGTCTGGTCACATCAATCTCAAAGTCAAAAGccag GACGGGAATGAAGTCTTCTTTAGGATTAAAAGAAGCACTCAGCTGAAGAAATTGATGAATGCTTATTGTGACCGACAGTCTGTGGATTTTAATTCAATTGCCTTCTTGTTTGATGGCCGTCGTCTTAGAGCAGAACAGACTCCAGATGAG CTGGAGATGGAAGATGGTGATGAAATTGATGCGATGTTGCATCAAACCGGAGGCACAACTATTTGA
- the LOC101253662 gene encoding uncharacterized protein: protein MKLKQLESYLGSLEQFSTPKIELEQYPTGAHIASRMLYTAENSFEDVNSKVVADFGCGCGTLGLAAGLLGAESVIGLDIDAESLEIAYANADELELDMDFIQCDISNLKWRGQIVETVVMNPPFGTRRKGADMDFLSSAMKVASQAVYSLHKTTTREHVKRAALRDYNAISAEVICELRYDVPQLYKFHKKKEVDIAVDLWRFVPQRKQERSL from the exons ATGAAGCTGAAGCAATTAGAAAGTTATCTTGGTTCTCTTGAACAATTTTCAACCCCAAAG ATTGAACTAGAACAATATCCTACTGGAGCCCACATTGCTTCTCGTATGCTTTACACT GCTGAGAATTCATTTGAGGATGTGAACAGTAAGGTGGTTGCAGATTTTGGATGTGGTTGTGGTACATTAGGCCTTGCTGCTGGCCTTTTGGGAGCCGA AAGTGTTATTGGGCTTGATATTGATGCTGAGTCTCTTGAGATTGCGTATGCAAATGCCGATGAGCTTGAG CTAGACATGGATTTTATTCAATGCGACATCAGCAACTTAAAATGGAGAG GTCAGATTGTTGAAACTGTGGTTATGAATCCACCTTTTGGAACACGGAGGAAAGGTGCTGACATGGACTTCCTCTCTTCGGCGATGAAG GTTGCTTCTCAAGCAGTTTATTCCTTACATAAGACCACAACTAGAGAA CATGTGAAAAGAGCAGCCTTGCGAGATTACAATGCAATAAGTGCTGAAGTTATATGTGAG CTTCGGTATGATGTGCCACAACTGTACAAATTTCACAAGAAAAAGGAGGTTGACATTGCTGTGGACCTGTGGCGTTTTGTTCCTCAAAGAAAGCAAGAAAGATCTCTCTAG